In Candidatus Binatus sp., the sequence TCGACGTTTCGATCGAAGCCGAGCGCCGCGATTATTCGCTCGCCAAAATTCGCGCGATCGTGCGCGCCAGCCCGGACCGCCGCACGGCGCCGTGCCCGTATCTCCCGCGATGCGGCGGATGCGACTGGCAGCATATCGACTACGCCGCGCAGGTCCGTTTCAAATCCGAAATGATTGCGCGCGAATTGAATCATGCGCTCGATGCCGCGATTAATCCTGCCGATCTGGTCGCGCCCGCGCCTTCTGAATTCGGCTACCGCTCGCGCATCCGGCTCAAAACCGGCCCCAAAGGATTGCTCGGTTTTCACGAAGCGAACTCCAACGCGATCGTCCCGATCGATTCGTGCCTGGTTGCCGAACCCGGCATCACGATGCCGCTCCATCTCGCCCGTTCTCTCGGCAAGCACCTCGACGAAATCGAAGTCGTGCGCGACGACGCTCGCCAGGTGCTCGTCGCGTACCTGAAGAAGCCCGCCGATGCCGAAGATCTGCGCCGCGCGAGCAACGTGCTCGATTCCGATCGCGATCTCGCCGGCATCGTGCTGCGATCGGGCGCGCATCGCGAGATCGTCGGCGACGCGCGCGTGATTGTCGAACTCGAGCCGGGCCTCGCGATCGACGCCGACGCCGATTTGTTCAGCCAGGTGAATCGCGCGCAGAATCAAAAGCTGATCGCCGCAGTGATGGCGATGGCCGCAATTCAACCCACGCTTCCGCTGCTCGATTTGTTCTGCGGCGCGGGCAATTTCAGTCTGCCCGCGGCGCGCCGCGGCGCTCGCGTCACCGGCGTTGATTCCGAAGCCGGCGCGATCTCAGCCGCGTCCCGCAATGCCCTCCGACTCGGCTTCAACGACGCGCAGTTCATCCCGATGAAGGCGTCGGCGACCGCCGAATTTCTGCATCGCGCGCGCTATCGCCCCGATATCGTCATCCTCGATCCGCCGCGCACTGGCGCGCTCGATCTGATGGAGCCGATCGTCAAGCTGAAGCCGCGCATGATCATCTACGTTTCGTGCGACGTGACCACGCTCGCGCGCGATATGCGCCTGCTCACCCGCGCCAGTTACAAAATTTCGTCGGTGCGCGCTTTCGATTTTTTTCCTAACACTCATCACGTCGAGATCGCGGCGCAGGTCCTATTGACTTAGATTGAGGGCCGTTCTTAATCTAAGGTCAGTACGCAACTCCCGGACCTTCCCGCCAGAGGGTTGATCAAGAGATGCCCAAGCAGGAAAAGGAAAAGCTCCCACGGCCGAAGATAACAATCATTCCCGGCCGCGGGGTGGCTCAAACCATCAACTATTTGCTCGAAGACCGGGACGACCTCGAATGGATTATCGCGGTGGGCCGCACCAAGAACGGCGAACTGTTCTTCTACGACACCGGCGGCGATATCGTCGAGGATCTCGGCACGCTCGAGTACTTGAAGGCGCGCATCGTGCGCGCCCACTTCGGCGACGAATACGAATAAGCCGCCAGCTCCCTTTTCGTAATCAAACGATCGCTTGCGGATGAGCGAGACCAGGCTTCGATCGTCGCTGCGGCAGCCGCTCACTCAGCCTCTTACCTTGAGCTTCGGCTGGTCGCGCGCCACGAAAACGCACCTGCACTCGAGTCATCAGTCGGCCACGGCTGGTTCGAGTTCGATGCAGGTCTGCTATTTTTTCGGGCAATGACGCGCAAGACCGCATCATCCTCGGAGCTGGCAGTGCTTGCCGATCGCTTGAAGCGGCGGCTCGGAAATCAGCGCCTGGCCGAGCAGGCGCTGCGCACGATCGCGGCGCGCGCGCCCGACGAGCGGCTCGCGATGGCGTTCCTGCTCAAGCTGGCCGAGGACTCGAGCGGCGCGCTTAAGAATGTTCTGCGCGATCGCGCCGCGGCGAGCGATCTGATTTTCTGCCTCGGCTCCTCGGAACTGGTCGCGACTGAACTTACCTATGCCGGAGCGGAATGGGCCGCTGCGTTCGAGGCGGCTCGCACAGCCAGCGCGAGCAGCCTGATCGAATCGATGCGATCGGACCCGATCGATGCGCCGGATCGGCTGAGCGCCTCGGTTGCGCTGGCGCAGTTCAATCGCCGGATGTTCGTGCGGGTCGCGATCGCCGATTTGCTCGATCGAATCGACGTCGCGGATACGTGGCGCGCGATGTCGGCGCTGGCCGACGAGTGTATCCGCGCGGGGCTCGAACTCGCGATTCGCTTCATGGGCGAGCGCGCGAAGGAGATCGGACGTTTCTGCGTGCTCGCGATGGGCAAGCTGGGCGCGCGCGAGCTGAATCTCAGTTCTGATATCGATTTGATCTATCTGCATGAGCCGTCGGGCTCGCGCGATTCGGTCGAGGCGGCGGCGCGCCTTGCTGAGTCGCTGACGGAAATGCTCTCGCCCGGATGCTTCCGAATCGACATGCGGCTCAGACCGGGCGGGCGCAACTCGCCGCTGGTGACGCCGGTCGATGGCGCGATTGGCTACTATCAAAATCTTGGACAGACATGGGAGCGGGCGGCGCTGCTGCGGGCGCGGCCGGTGGCCGGCGCGATCGAAATCGGGAACCAGTTGATCGCGGAGCTGGGCCCGTTCGTCTATCGGCGCTATCTCGACTTCGACACGCTGCGCCAGTTGCGCGCGATGAAGCATCAGATCGAAGCGGAACTGCGCTCGCCGGAGCTGGTCGAAAAGAATATCAAACTGGGCTTCGGCGGAATTCGCGAGCTCGAATTTATCGTGCAGTCGCTCACGCTGATTTATGGCGGGCGCGATCCGCGCCTTCGAATCGAGCAGACGATTGAGGCGCTCGAAAAACTCGACGAGCTGGGATACTTGCCGTCGCAGCGCGCGAACGATCTCGCCGGGGCGTATGCGTTTCTGCGCGACGTCGAGCACAAGCTGCAAGTCGTCGCGGGGCTGCAGACGCACGTGCTGCCGAGCCAGGAGAGCGGGATGCGCGCGCTGGCGGCGCGGATGGGATTCGGCAAGGACGCGCAGGCGCTGAAGGAATTCAGGGCGCGAATCGGGGCGCATCGCACGCTCGTCGCGTCGCAATTCCGCGAGACGCTGGCGGGCGGCGAGGACGAGTCGGCGCAGCGGCCGAGCGCGGCGGCGCAATCGGCGTGGAATGCGGCGCAGGAACCGGCGATGTCGGCGGAGGATCTGCACGAGCTTGGCTTTGCGCGCGCGGAAGAAAGCTCGCGGCATCTCGAGTTGCTCTCGCGCGGTCCGTCGCACGCGCTGACGAGTCCGCGGCGGCGCGAGCTGCTCGAGCGGCTGGGCCCGCTGCTGCTCGATGAGATGGGCAAGCTGCCGGATCCGGATTTGGCGCTGATGAATCTCGCCGCATTTATCGCGGCGATCGGCGCGCGCACTTCGTTTCTCGCGCTGCTGGAGCAGCATCCGGCGACGCGGCGAATCCTGCTTCGGCTGTTCGCGTCGAGCGCTTATCTCTCGACGATTTTCATTCGGCATCCGGACATGATCGACACGCTGGTGCGATCCGATCTGGTGAAGGCGCGGCGCGAGGCCGCCGAACTCCGCGACGAGGTGCGGGGGTTAGTGGCGGCGAACGCGGATTTCGAGGGCAAGCTCGACGCGTTGCGCGCGGTGCGTCATCAGGAATTTCTGCGGATCGCGATCGCGGATTTGGCCGGCGAGCTCGATACGTTCGAGGTCGAGCGCGAATTGACTACGCTGGCCGAGGTGGTGCTCGAAGAAGCGATGTCGATCGCGCGCGGCGATATCGCATCTCGCTTCAAGATTCCCGCGACGCTGCGGCTGTGCGTGATCGCGCTTGGCCGGCTGGGCGCGCGCGAGATGTCGTACAATTCGGACCTCGATCTCATTTTCGTGTACGGCGACCGCGCTGAGATTGCGGCGGACAGCCGCGAGATCGCATCGCGGATGATGCAGAAGCTGATCGCGATTTTGGAATCGCGGACGCGCGAGGGCTACGCCTACAAACTCGATTTGCGGCTGCGTCCATCGGGCAATGCGGGCCCGCTGGTGACGTCGCTAGAGGGGTTCCGCGAGTACCATCGCCAGAGTTCGGCGGTGTGGGAGCGGCAAGCGCTGGTGCGCGCGCGAGTCGTGGCGGGCGATCGCGAATTGGGGAAGCAGGTCGAAGAAGCGCGCGCGGAATTCGTTTACGGGCGCTCGCTGAGCGCGGCCGAGGTCGGCGAGATCGCCGCGATGAGAACGCGGATGCAAAATGAGATCGGCGTCGAGGACAAGACGCGGATCAATATCAAGCAGGGACGCGGCGGGTTGGTGGATGTCGAGTTTCTGGCGCAGATGATGGCGCTACGCCACGGTCATCGGCATCCGGAATTGCGGGTGCGGAACACGATGGGGCTGCTCGCGGCGCTCGATAAAATGCATCTGATCGAGCCGAAGGACGCGCGCGCGATCGAGGACGATTACCGATTTCTGTCGCGGCTGGAGAACCGGCTGCGAATCGAGAGCGATCAACCGGCGTGGGCGCTGCCGACGTCGCTCGCGGCGCTGAGACCGCTCGCGCGCCGGATGGGATTCGAGGGTGCGGACGCCCCGGAGCAGTTGATAAAGGCGCTGGCGGAGAGGCGCGATCGTATCCGCGCGATTTACGAGCGCTGCTTCACGCGCGAACAACAGGTGCCGGCTTAAGTCGGCGATCATTCTCCGAAATCGAGCTTCACGCCCGCGACAAAATTTATCGACGGCGCGGGGAAGCCAAACGCCTCGGAATACTGGCGATCCATCATGTTGGAGATTTTCACGAAAGTTTCCTCGTTGCGGCACCATCGGTACGGGACGCCGAGCGCGTACGAAGCGACGGCGTCAACGCGGTTGTAGGCCGGGTGATTTTCGATGGCGAACGGAAACGTGGATCTGATGTCGTCGCGATCGCCGAGGAAATTGTCGACGATGCTCGCGGTGATTCGATCGTGCGGAAGAAAGGTTCCGCTGCGCACGTATTGCACCAGCGCCGACGCAGTATATTTCGCGACTCGCACCGGACGCGCAGTCGCGCCGCTCGCGTTGGCGTGGGTCTGATCGAGAATCGTGACGTTGCCGCCGAGGGTGAGGCCTTTCAGGATCGTGATGCTCGGCACGATTTCGACGCCTTGCGTATCGACGCGGCCGGCGTTGCCGGCCTCGACGCCAAACAGCGTGCCGGGCGCGGGCACCGCGACGATCAGATTATGCACGCGGCGCGAAAAATACGTCGCGGTCAACGACGCGCGCTCGCCGAACAGGGTCGTGAAGCCGCCGTCATACTCGCTCGAGATTATCGGCTGAAGATCGGGATTACCGAAATTGGGAAAATAGAGTTCGTTAAAAGATGGCGCGCGGAAACCCTCGCTGTAACTGCCGCGCAGCGTCGTCGAAATTTTCGCGAGTGGAATCGCGACTGACCACGCGGGACTGACTTCCTCGCCGAACTGGCTGTTGCCATCGACGCGAAAACCGGCGGTGCCGAGAACGTGGCCATTGAAGAAGCTGCCTTCCTGCTCGAGGTAGCCGGCGTATTCCTGGCGGCGCGCGTTGAAGTTGCTGGTGAAGGTTCCGAACGGCGGAAACGAGGAACTGCTGTCGGAGCGGACCCATCGATCCTTGAAGTCGAAGCCGGCGACGGTGCGAAATCCGGGCATCCAGGTGTACACCGCCTCGGCCAGGCCGCCGCGCGTCTCGTCGGGAATGCGATCGATCTCGGAAGTCGGATTGCCCACGTACGGGGTCGAATTTACGCGCAATTCCTGGCGAACATAAAAGGCGCTGATCCGCGCGAGCAGTTTGTCGCTGAAACGATGCTCGATCTCACCTTTGAACATCATGAATTCGCTGCGTTGATGGGCGGTGGTATTCAACTGGGCGCCGGCGAGTCCGGATGCGATCGAAAAACGGGGCAGGCTGACGTTGGCCATCGTGTAGCGCGCGAAGCCGCGTATCACGGTGTTATCGCCGAGATGATAGTCGAGGCGGCCCGCGGTCGAGAGATTGTCGGAGTTGTCGTTGAACTGGCGATAACCTTCGGTCGAGTAGTACGACAGCGCCCCCGAGTAGCTGAGATTTCCCTGAGCGCCGTTCACAGTGCCGACCTGGCGGGAGGTCGCGCGATTGCCGCCCTCGGACAGCAGCGTGAATTTCGGCGCGCCTTCGCCCTCGCGCGAGAGCAGATTGATCACGCCGCCGATTGCCTGCGAGCCGTAGAGCGAACCGCCGGCGCCGCGCAATACTTCGATGCGATCGAGGTTATTGGTGGTGAGATTCGCGAAGTCAAATGATCCGGTCGCGCCGGCATTCACCTCGACGCCGTCGATCAGCACCAAGGTCGAGGAGGGCGGCGCGCCGCGGATCGAAACGTCGGTGACCGAACCGGGGGAACCGCCCTGCGTTACTTGCAAGCCCGGCACTTGCCGCAGCACGTTTTCGACGCGCTCGATTTTCTGCGCCTCGATTTGCGAATCCTCGACGACGCTGATGGTCGTGCCGATATCGGCGATGGGTTGCGGAATCCGGGTGGCGGTGACGACGATCGGACTTAATTTTTGTGGACTCGGCTTTTGCGCGGGCGGTTTCGCGGCGGCGGATTTTGCTGGCGTAGCGGTCGTCGCGGGTGATTTTTTGGTCGCAGTCGATCCGCTTGATGCAGCGCTTTTTGCTGCTGGCGCTGCGTAAGATTGCGGCGTCGTCGAATCGTCGCCGCTAGCCGGCAGAATCGGCGCGAATAAAAATATCAACACGATGCCGAAAACGATTAGCTGAAATGCTCGCCGCATGAACTCCCTCCGAGTTCGCTGCCTTCAGCGGGTGGGGAGTTTCGGGCGAAGAAAACCCGACCCCTCGCGAGACGAAAGGTCGGGCTTCAGGAAAATCGCGCCTGAGGCCACCCTCCCCGCGGAAGGCAACACAGTTAGTGACCCGGCCGGTCTCCTGGCTTGGGGTTCATCCTCGGGCCCGCCTTCCCGCCGAAGCGGTGGCATGTTGGGCCGTCGTCCCCCCACACAGTTGCGGGGCAGCGCCGGATTTAAACCGGCTTCCCGTGCACCGGGTGCGCATCGATAGATACGCGGTGTTGCGCGAAGGATCAACCGGCTTATGACGGATGCTGTTTTTTCGTAACGCGGCGAGCGATCATGTACGCTCACGATTCGATGGCGAGGATCACGTTACTGACGGGCGGCGCGCGCAGCGGCAAAAGCACGCATGCGCTGAAACTCGCGAATTCATATCGGCGCAAGTTTTTCATCGCGACCGGAGAGGCGCTCGACGAAGAAATGACTGCGCGGATCGCGTTTCATCGGGAGACGCGGCCGCCGGATTTTCAGACAATCGAGGAGCCGGCCAATGTCGCGCGCTCGATCGAGGCGATCGAAGGCCGCGCCGACGTCGTGGTGATCGATTGCCTGACGCTGTGGATCTCGAACCTGATGCACACTCACAACGACGACGAGCCGTTGCTCGCTGAAGCGGATGCGCTGGCCGCGGCGCTTGCTCGGGCGAGTTTCGCGAGCATCGTGGTGACGGACGAAGTTGGGATGGGGATCGTGCCGATGCATCCGATGGAGCGGCGGTACCGCGATTTGCTCGGATGGACGAATCAGAAAATCGCGGGTATCGCGGATGAAGTGCTGTTGATGGTGGCGGGCTATCCGATTCGGGTTAAGTGAGCGTTTACATCGTCAGATACCCTCGCCTCCGCTGACGCTCCGGACTCGGGGGCTGCAATTAAATTGCGATTCGACCCTCCGGCCCGAATCGAGCTCCGCGGTGCTCGCGCGTCGCGAAAGCTCCGCCAAATCATTTACATCGTCATTTACATCGTCATTGCGACAAGCAGCGCAATCTCGACCAGTTCGCCGCCAGCGCCAATCAAGTCACCGGTCACGCCGCCGAGCCATCGCCGATAGAACCATCGCGTCGCGAGCACAACGGCGACAGCAATCAACACGGTTCTGAAGCCACCGATCAGCGCCGCCAGCAAAATCGCGGCAAGGGCGGCGATGAGTCTGCGATCGAAAATGTCGCGGCGTGCGAGCAGCACGGAACCCGCGCCCCGCTCGCGCAAGTAAGCCATGCCATGCGGGATCGCGAGCATCGCCAATCGAGCAAGCATCGGCGCGACGATCAGGGCGTCGTAGCGGCGCGAACCGGTGAGCGTCGAGAGGGCGAGAATCTTGAGCGAGAGATCGAAGAAAACCGCGAGGGCGCCGAACGTGCCGAGCCGGCTGTCGCGCATGATCTCGAGCGCGCGCTCGCGATCGCGGCCAGCACCCAGCGCGTCGGCGGTGTCGGCCAGTCCGTCGAGATGAACGGCGCCGGTGATGATCGTGAGAAAAAGAATGACGATCACCGAGCGCATCACCTGGCCGAGGACATGCGCGAGTATCCAGTCCACGCCGCACAACGCCGCGCCGAGTGTCAGGCCGACCAGCGGGAACCACGTGAACGACGCCGTGACGGTCGCGTCGGAGGCGGGGCGGCGATCGATCACCGGCAGGATCGTGAGAAAGGAAAAGGCGAGTTGAAGCTCGGCGAGGAATCCGGCGGTTGGTGCGGCATCGACGCCGCTGGAGATCGGCGCGGCGCCGTCGTCGTCGATCATCGGATTTTGTCGGAGACGCCGGCGCCGGCAAAGGTCGCCATGTGATGGAACAGGTCGAGCGCCGACTCGATCAGGTTCATCGCAAGCGCCGCGCCGGTTCCCTCGCCGAGCCTCAGATCGAGGTCGAGAATCGGGCGCACTTTCAAATGATCGAGCACGAGTGCGTGTCCGCCCTCGGACGAGCGATGGCTGAAAAAAAGATGCTCGAACTGTCGAGGGTAGAATTGAAGAGCTACGGCGGCGGCAGCAGTCGCGATGAAGCCATCGACGACGACCGGGATATCGAGCGAAGCGCCGGCGAGACACACGCCCGCCATCGCAGCGATTTCGAAGCCGCCGAGCGCGACGAGGATCGCGAGGCCGGCGTCGTCGCGCGATTCGAACGTATCGCGATGAATCTCCAGGGCGTGCGCGACAACTTCAATCTTGTGCCGGATGCCGGCGTCGTCGAGGCCGGTGCCGCGGCCGACGATCTGATCTGGCGCGATTTCGGTGATCGCCGAGAGCAGTGCGGCGGCGGAAGTGCTGTTCGCGATACCCATCTCGCCGATTCCGATCAAGCTGGCGCCGCTGCCGGCGAGTTCGCGCGCGACTTCGATACCCGTCTCGAGAGCGCGCGTCGCTTGTGCGTGCGTCATCGCAGGACCGCTCGTGAAATTTTGTGTGCCCGCGCCTATTCGCCGATAACTGACATCGCGCAGTGGCGTTGCACTGGTGTCGGTCCTCACGCCTACATCGATGATTTTCAGCGCGTAGCCGAATCGCCGCGCGAGCACGCAGATCGCGGCGCCGCCGTTGCTGAGATTGCGCAGCATCTCGACCGTGACGGCTTGCGGAAACGCGCTCACGTTCTCGTCGGCGACGCCGTGATCGGCGACGAAGACCGCGATTGCGCCGCGAGTGAAGCTCGCGGAACTGTCGCGGCGAATCGACGCGTAGCGGCGGACGATTTCCTCGAGGTGGCCGAGGCTGCCCGGCGGCTTGGTCAGCGAATTGAGCCGCGCGTCTGCCGCCCATGCGGCCTCATTGTCGAGCGGGCGAATCGCAGCGATGGTTTGGTTGAGTAGTGACATTGATTTCCAGTGCGCGATTTTCGTGATCGCATCATGGGCGCGTCCGTCTGGCAAGAAAAGGATCCGGGATTCTTCGGCTGCGCAGCCTTCGCCTCAGAATGACAACGTGGTGAGATCGAACATCGACGAACAAAACACAGGTGGTTAGTCGATGGAATCGGCGGGAAGGATCGCGCGCCAGATCGACGGATCATCGATCTTTGACTTCAGCTCCCGCGCCGCAGACTGGTGCGGGTCATTCTTAGGCTCGCCGTTCCACGAATCGAGATGAATCAAGGTTCGCGGCGGCAATCTGCTGGCCCATTCAGCGGTCGCGAGAGTTGGCCGCTCGGGAAATTCATCGACGTAGCCGAGACAAAGATATGCGACGGGGATTACATCGCGCGGAATTCCAAAGATTTCGGCAAGCGCGTCGTTGCGCATGATACTCACCCATCCGACGCCGATTCCTTCCGCGCGCGCAGCGAGCCACAGGTTCTCGACCGCGAGGCAGGCGGAATAGATCTCGACGTCGCGGATGCTGGTCTTGCCGAGCACGCCGGGACCGAATCGATCGGGCTTGCAGGTGACGATCAGATTCAGCGGCGCTTCGAGGATTCCTTCGAGCTTGAGCGAGAGAAACTTCTTGCGGCGCGCGCCGGTGAAATCGGCAGCATTCCTTGCGCGCTCGGCTTCGAAAATTTCCTTGACGCGGCGGCGACGATCGCGATCGCGCACGATGATGAAATCCCACGGTTGCGTGAAACCGACGCTGGCCGCATGATGCGCCGCGATCAATATTCGCGCGAGCACTTCATCGGGAATCGGATCGTCGTTGAACTGGCGGATATCGCGGCGGCGAAAGATCGTTTCGTAGAGTCCGCGCTTGAGCGAATCGCTGAACTCGTTGCGACTCCGCCGCGAACGTCGGCCGCCGGAATTCATCGAAGGTGTCGTGGCGCAATCGAAAGAAGAAAACGGGCAGGCCGCGAACGCACGACTCGCCCGTTCGATTCGATCGCGGCTCAAGCCGCGGCGGCTTTCCTGGCCGCCTCGAGCGCGGCCTCGTAGTTGGGCTGGTTGGCGACTTCCTTCACGTACTCGACGTAAGTGACGTTGTCATTCTTATCGACGACGAAGACGCATCGCGCGAGCAGATGCAGTTCCTTGATCAGCGCGCCGTAACTGGTGCCGAAGCTGGCGCTCCGCCAATCGCTCAGCGTCGTGATTTTATCGACGCCGGCCGCCCCACACCATCGCGCCTGCGCAAACGGCAGATCCATCGAGACGCTCAAGATCTCGACGTCACCAGGCAGCTTCGACGCTTCCTCGTTGAAGCGGCGCGTTTCGGCGTCGCAGACCGGCGTATCGATCGACGGAATCGTGGTGATGACCTTGACCTTGCCCTTGAACTGGTCGAGCGTCGCGGGCTGCAGGCCCTTGCCGACCACGTTGAAGCTGGGGGCCTTCTGGCCGACCTTGAGTTCGGGACCGATGAGCGTCATCGGGTTGCCCCGCATCGTAACGGCGCCAGTGCGTTCTTCCGCCATGATTCAAAATCTCCTCA encodes:
- the tpx gene encoding thiol peroxidase, producing MAEERTGAVTMRGNPMTLIGPELKVGQKAPSFNVVGKGLQPATLDQFKGKVKVITTIPSIDTPVCDAETRRFNEEASKLPGDVEILSVSMDLPFAQARWCGAAGVDKITTLSDWRSASFGTSYGALIKELHLLARCVFVVDKNDNVTYVEYVKEVANQPNYEAALEAARKAAAA
- the cobS gene encoding adenosylcobinamide-GDP ribazoletransferase → MIDDDGAAPISSGVDAAPTAGFLAELQLAFSFLTILPVIDRRPASDATVTASFTWFPLVGLTLGAALCGVDWILAHVLGQVMRSVIVILFLTIITGAVHLDGLADTADALGAGRDRERALEIMRDSRLGTFGALAVFFDLSLKILALSTLTGSRRYDALIVAPMLARLAMLAIPHGMAYLRERGAGSVLLARRDIFDRRLIAALAAILLAALIGGFRTVLIAVAVVLATRWFYRRWLGGVTGDLIGAGGELVEIALLVAMTM
- the cobT gene encoding nicotinate-nucleotide--dimethylbenzimidazole phosphoribosyltransferase; translated protein: MSLLNQTIAAIRPLDNEAAWAADARLNSLTKPPGSLGHLEEIVRRYASIRRDSSASFTRGAIAVFVADHGVADENVSAFPQAVTVEMLRNLSNGGAAICVLARRFGYALKIIDVGVRTDTSATPLRDVSYRRIGAGTQNFTSGPAMTHAQATRALETGIEVARELAGSGASLIGIGEMGIANSTSAAALLSAITEIAPDQIVGRGTGLDDAGIRHKIEVVAHALEIHRDTFESRDDAGLAILVALGGFEIAAMAGVCLAGASLDIPVVVDGFIATAAAAVALQFYPRQFEHLFFSHRSSEGGHALVLDHLKVRPILDLDLRLGEGTGAALAMNLIESALDLFHHMATFAGAGVSDKIR
- the glnE gene encoding bifunctional [glutamate--ammonia ligase]-adenylyl-L-tyrosine phosphorylase/[glutamate--ammonia-ligase] adenylyltransferase, with the translated sequence MLADRLKRRLGNQRLAEQALRTIAARAPDERLAMAFLLKLAEDSSGALKNVLRDRAAASDLIFCLGSSELVATELTYAGAEWAAAFEAARTASASSLIESMRSDPIDAPDRLSASVALAQFNRRMFVRVAIADLLDRIDVADTWRAMSALADECIRAGLELAIRFMGERAKEIGRFCVLAMGKLGARELNLSSDIDLIYLHEPSGSRDSVEAAARLAESLTEMLSPGCFRIDMRLRPGGRNSPLVTPVDGAIGYYQNLGQTWERAALLRARPVAGAIEIGNQLIAELGPFVYRRYLDFDTLRQLRAMKHQIEAELRSPELVEKNIKLGFGGIRELEFIVQSLTLIYGGRDPRLRIEQTIEALEKLDELGYLPSQRANDLAGAYAFLRDVEHKLQVVAGLQTHVLPSQESGMRALAARMGFGKDAQALKEFRARIGAHRTLVASQFRETLAGGEDESAQRPSAAAQSAWNAAQEPAMSAEDLHELGFARAEESSRHLELLSRGPSHALTSPRRRELLERLGPLLLDEMGKLPDPDLALMNLAAFIAAIGARTSFLALLEQHPATRRILLRLFASSAYLSTIFIRHPDMIDTLVRSDLVKARREAAELRDEVRGLVAANADFEGKLDALRAVRHQEFLRIAIADLAGELDTFEVERELTTLAEVVLEEAMSIARGDIASRFKIPATLRLCVIALGRLGAREMSYNSDLDLIFVYGDRAEIAADSREIASRMMQKLIAILESRTREGYAYKLDLRLRPSGNAGPLVTSLEGFREYHRQSSAVWERQALVRARVVAGDRELGKQVEEARAEFVYGRSLSAAEVGEIAAMRTRMQNEIGVEDKTRINIKQGRGGLVDVEFLAQMMALRHGHRHPELRVRNTMGLLAALDKMHLIEPKDARAIEDDYRFLSRLENRLRIESDQPAWALPTSLAALRPLARRMGFEGADAPEQLIKALAERRDRIRAIYERCFTREQQVPA
- the bluB gene encoding 5,6-dimethylbenzimidazole synthase; translation: MNSGGRRSRRSRNEFSDSLKRGLYETIFRRRDIRQFNDDPIPDEVLARILIAAHHAASVGFTQPWDFIIVRDRDRRRRVKEIFEAERARNAADFTGARRKKFLSLKLEGILEAPLNLIVTCKPDRFGPGVLGKTSIRDVEIYSACLAVENLWLAARAEGIGVGWVSIMRNDALAEIFGIPRDVIPVAYLCLGYVDEFPERPTLATAEWASRLPPRTLIHLDSWNGEPKNDPHQSAARELKSKIDDPSIWRAILPADSID
- a CDS encoding class I SAM-dependent RNA methyltransferase; the encoded protein is MPEIEISAMTFGPYGLGHQGGKAVMAPNAVAGDRLDVSIEAERRDYSLAKIRAIVRASPDRRTAPCPYLPRCGGCDWQHIDYAAQVRFKSEMIARELNHALDAAINPADLVAPAPSEFGYRSRIRLKTGPKGLLGFHEANSNAIVPIDSCLVAEPGITMPLHLARSLGKHLDEIEVVRDDARQVLVAYLKKPADAEDLRRASNVLDSDRDLAGIVLRSGAHREIVGDARVIVELEPGLAIDADADLFSQVNRAQNQKLIAAVMAMAAIQPTLPLLDLFCGAGNFSLPAARRGARVTGVDSEAGAISAASRNALRLGFNDAQFIPMKASATAEFLHRARYRPDIVILDPPRTGALDLMEPIVKLKPRMIIYVSCDVTTLARDMRLLTRASYKISSVRAFDFFPNTHHVEIAAQVLLT
- the cobU gene encoding bifunctional adenosylcobinamide kinase/adenosylcobinamide-phosphate guanylyltransferase, producing the protein MYAHDSMARITLLTGGARSGKSTHALKLANSYRRKFFIATGEALDEEMTARIAFHRETRPPDFQTIEEPANVARSIEAIEGRADVVVIDCLTLWISNLMHTHNDDEPLLAEADALAAALARASFASIVVTDEVGMGIVPMHPMERRYRDLLGWTNQKIAGIADEVLLMVAGYPIRVK
- a CDS encoding TonB-dependent siderophore receptor, which gives rise to MRRAFQLIVFGIVLIFLFAPILPASGDDSTTPQSYAAPAAKSAASSGSTATKKSPATTATPAKSAAAKPPAQKPSPQKLSPIVVTATRIPQPIADIGTTISVVEDSQIEAQKIERVENVLRQVPGLQVTQGGSPGSVTDVSIRGAPPSSTLVLIDGVEVNAGATGSFDFANLTTNNLDRIEVLRGAGGSLYGSQAIGGVINLLSREGEGAPKFTLLSEGGNRATSRQVGTVNGAQGNLSYSGALSYYSTEGYRQFNDNSDNLSTAGRLDYHLGDNTVIRGFARYTMANVSLPRFSIASGLAGAQLNTTAHQRSEFMMFKGEIEHRFSDKLLARISAFYVRQELRVNSTPYVGNPTSEIDRIPDETRGGLAEAVYTWMPGFRTVAGFDFKDRWVRSDSSSSFPPFGTFTSNFNARRQEYAGYLEQEGSFFNGHVLGTAGFRVDGNSQFGEEVSPAWSVAIPLAKISTTLRGSYSEGFRAPSFNELYFPNFGNPDLQPIISSEYDGGFTTLFGERASLTATYFSRRVHNLIVAVPAPGTLFGVEAGNAGRVDTQGVEIVPSITILKGLTLGGNVTILDQTHANASGATARPVRVAKYTASALVQYVRSGTFLPHDRITASIVDNFLGDRDDIRSTFPFAIENHPAYNRVDAVASYALGVPYRWCRNEETFVKISNMMDRQYSEAFGFPAPSINFVAGVKLDFGE